A single Streptomyces mirabilis DNA region contains:
- a CDS encoding S41 family peptidase, which translates to MTTLTKLQPAPVIDETARLLTEHYVFPEIAEQLAGLLHRRLTEGAYDVDDAEALARLVTADLQSVNGDRHLRLKHHADPVPPKQGAANRAAIRRDFDTSLGGAPRVELLGGGVAVVELAPMLFPLEWAAEPLSAALTMASRAQALIVDLRANRGGDPDTVAFVCSYLLDERTHLNTMYWRGGERSEQSWSLPHVPGACFGGSKPLYVLSSDSTFSAAEELAYDLQQLGRAVVVGERTRGGAHPCEGWTVHPHLEATVPVGRAINPVSGANWEGAGVQPDVPCAAVDSLSQAHALALARLAG; encoded by the coding sequence GACGAGACAGCCCGGCTGCTGACCGAGCACTACGTTTTCCCCGAGATAGCCGAGCAGCTCGCCGGCCTGCTGCACCGACGCCTCACCGAGGGCGCCTATGACGTCGACGACGCCGAGGCGCTCGCCCGTCTGGTCACCGCGGACCTGCAGTCCGTCAACGGCGACCGACACCTGAGACTGAAGCACCACGCCGACCCCGTGCCCCCCAAGCAGGGGGCGGCCAACCGGGCCGCCATCCGCCGGGACTTCGACACCTCGCTGGGCGGTGCGCCCCGGGTGGAGTTGCTCGGCGGAGGGGTCGCCGTGGTGGAGCTGGCGCCGATGCTGTTTCCGCTGGAGTGGGCCGCCGAGCCGCTGAGCGCCGCGCTCACCATGGCCTCCCGCGCCCAGGCGCTGATCGTGGACCTTCGCGCCAACCGGGGTGGCGACCCGGACACGGTCGCCTTCGTCTGCAGTTACCTACTGGACGAGCGCACGCACCTCAACACCATGTACTGGCGCGGCGGCGAGCGCAGCGAGCAGTCCTGGAGCCTGCCGCACGTTCCCGGCGCGTGCTTCGGTGGCAGCAAGCCGTTGTATGTGTTGTCCAGTGACAGCACCTTCTCTGCCGCTGAGGAGCTGGCGTACGACCTCCAGCAGCTCGGCCGCGCCGTTGTCGTCGGCGAGCGCACCCGCGGCGGCGCACATCCGTGCGAGGGCTGGACCGTGCACCCACACCTGGAAGCCACCGTCCCCGTTGGCCGCGCCATCAATCCCGTCTCCGGCGCGAACTGGGAGGGTGCCGGTGTGCAGCCGGACGTCCCTTGCGCTGCTGTTGACTCCCTCAGCCAGGCGCACGCGCTGGCCCTCGCCCGACTGGCAGGCTGA
- a CDS encoding HAD-IA family hydrolase yields the protein MSTDRSIVLFDLFGVVARHQRPGALGKMAARCHTPTDAFTTAYWACRPPYDAGQQSAPEYWTAVLRRLSLSVDADTIEELRLTDIDSWSRIDDRMVAYAQSLRDVAEVALLSNIPSDHADAFLAAQPWLHHLDHVAFSGKIKAAKPAPAAFHHCVVAMRAAPTDFLFVDDREENVRSAQAMGMNGHVFTDRDELAAVIDTWLPTRGLTWK from the coding sequence ATGTCCACCGACCGCAGCATCGTGCTGTTCGACCTCTTCGGGGTCGTCGCCCGCCACCAACGCCCGGGCGCCCTGGGAAAGATGGCCGCCCGCTGTCACACACCCACCGACGCCTTCACCACGGCCTACTGGGCCTGCCGCCCGCCCTACGACGCCGGTCAGCAGTCCGCGCCCGAATACTGGACCGCCGTACTGCGACGGCTGTCCCTGTCCGTCGACGCCGACACCATCGAGGAACTGCGCCTCACCGACATCGACAGCTGGTCACGCATCGACGACCGGATGGTCGCCTACGCCCAGTCCCTCCGCGACGTCGCCGAGGTCGCCTTGCTGTCCAACATCCCCTCGGACCACGCGGACGCCTTCCTCGCCGCGCAACCCTGGCTGCACCATCTGGACCACGTTGCCTTCTCCGGGAAGATCAAAGCGGCGAAGCCGGCCCCGGCAGCCTTCCATCACTGCGTCGTCGCCATGCGGGCCGCCCCGACCGACTTCCTCTTCGTCGACGACCGCGAGGAGAACGTACGCTCCGCGCAGGCCATGGGTATGAACGGACACGTCTTCACCGATCGCGACGAGCTGGCAGCCGTCATCGACACCTGGTTGCCGACTCGAGGACTCACGTGGAAATGA
- a CDS encoding MFS transporter produces the protein MNDSLRAARVATFVYFSLCGTLMGTWVVNIPAIEERVGISHATLGGLLVLLGLGAFIGMQVAGRLTDRLGARIVVPATGVLCSATLVLTGLPREPWTLAGALLAFGFCNGCLDVSMNAHAVHVEKAYGRPVMSAFHATFSVGGILAALVGAATASAGLSPAAGMAAMGALGIAIALVSARALLPNAPTAADTGSAGETEQAPAAEQRGTSRRIWILAALALMVMLCEGAANDWSALHLKDVLGAPASTAAFAYGTFAATMTIGRLLADRLADRFGSMAILRYGAATAAAGITIVTVSPWIWAAFAGWALFGLGLSGCVPQLFSAAGHADPSAAGANVSRVAGLGYVGMLAGPAAIGWLTHLVALNHAFVLLILLCAITSVAAGILRTGSDRTSEMAASSS, from the coding sequence ATGAACGATTCGCTTCGAGCCGCCCGAGTAGCGACCTTTGTCTACTTCAGCCTGTGCGGCACTCTGATGGGCACCTGGGTGGTCAACATCCCCGCCATCGAGGAGCGCGTGGGCATCAGCCACGCGACGCTCGGGGGACTGCTGGTGCTGCTGGGGTTGGGAGCCTTCATCGGTATGCAGGTGGCCGGACGTCTGACTGACAGGCTCGGGGCGCGCATCGTCGTTCCCGCCACCGGCGTGCTGTGCAGCGCGACCCTGGTGCTGACCGGCCTTCCCCGGGAGCCGTGGACGCTGGCAGGTGCCCTGCTGGCCTTCGGATTCTGCAACGGTTGCCTGGACGTGAGCATGAACGCCCACGCCGTGCACGTGGAGAAGGCGTACGGCCGGCCCGTCATGTCGGCCTTCCACGCCACGTTCTCGGTCGGCGGCATCCTCGCCGCGCTCGTCGGAGCTGCTACCGCGAGCGCCGGCCTGAGCCCGGCCGCAGGCATGGCCGCCATGGGAGCCCTGGGCATCGCGATCGCCCTGGTGTCGGCACGTGCCCTGCTGCCGAACGCACCCACCGCTGCCGACACCGGCTCCGCGGGGGAGACCGAGCAGGCGCCGGCCGCCGAGCAGCGCGGCACCAGCAGGCGCATCTGGATCCTCGCCGCCCTGGCTCTGATGGTCATGCTGTGCGAGGGAGCCGCCAACGACTGGAGCGCGCTACACCTGAAGGACGTCCTCGGCGCACCCGCGAGCACTGCCGCCTTCGCGTACGGCACCTTCGCAGCGACCATGACCATCGGCCGACTGCTCGCCGACCGCCTCGCCGACCGGTTCGGGTCCATGGCGATCCTGAGATACGGCGCGGCGACGGCTGCCGCCGGCATCACGATCGTGACCGTCTCCCCGTGGATATGGGCCGCGTTCGCGGGGTGGGCGCTGTTCGGTCTGGGGCTGTCCGGCTGTGTCCCGCAGTTGTTCAGCGCGGCCGGGCACGCCGACCCCTCCGCTGCGGGGGCCAATGTCTCCCGCGTCGCCGGGCTCGGCTACGTCGGCATGCTCGCCGGCCCCGCCGCCATCGGCTGGTTGACCCACCTCGTCGCTCTGAACCACGCCTTCGTACTGCTGATCCTGCTGTGTGCGATCACCTCTGTGGCCGCCGGGATCCTGCGCACCGGATCCGACCGCACGAGCGAGATGGCAGCAAGCAGCAGCTGA
- a CDS encoding DeoR/GlpR family DNA-binding transcription regulator yields MSNADRHGMIAQAVRETGRITVQELAELTGASEMTIRRDLDALAAQGVLERVRGGARTLLLRGEEPPFALRAHEAVDAKRRIAAEVSSLIADGETVLLDSGTTCLEIAHLLRRRPITVMPLSLQAIHVLGEGPGPATLMVPGGQPRAAEGALTGPLTLASLAALRFDTAVMGCCGLSAAQGLTAYDLDDAAVKKAGIASTRRIIVAADGSKLGHTAYAYVGPSTLLDTLVTDTAAPVDEVTALEGTGTVVKAV; encoded by the coding sequence ATGAGCAACGCAGACCGGCACGGGATGATCGCGCAGGCCGTCAGAGAGACGGGAAGGATCACGGTCCAGGAACTCGCCGAACTGACCGGCGCCTCCGAGATGACCATCCGGCGCGACCTCGACGCGCTGGCCGCGCAAGGCGTCCTCGAGCGCGTCCGCGGCGGGGCGCGCACCCTGCTGCTCAGGGGCGAGGAACCGCCCTTCGCGCTGCGTGCTCACGAGGCCGTCGACGCCAAGCGCCGCATCGCCGCCGAGGTGTCCTCGCTGATCGCCGACGGCGAGACCGTCCTCCTCGACAGCGGCACCACCTGCCTGGAGATCGCCCACCTGCTGCGCCGGCGGCCGATCACTGTGATGCCCCTGTCATTGCAGGCCATCCACGTACTCGGCGAGGGCCCGGGCCCGGCCACACTGATGGTGCCCGGCGGGCAGCCACGGGCCGCCGAGGGAGCCCTCACCGGCCCCCTCACCCTCGCGTCCCTGGCGGCGCTGCGCTTCGACACTGCCGTCATGGGTTGCTGCGGTCTCAGCGCAGCCCAGGGCCTGACCGCCTACGACCTCGACGATGCGGCCGTGAAGAAGGCCGGCATCGCCTCCACCCGCCGCATCATCGTCGCCGCCGACGGCAGCAAGCTCGGCCACACTGCCTACGCCTACGTCGGTCCCTCCACACTCCTGGACACCCTCGTCACCGACACCGCAGCACCCGTCGACGAGGTCACCGCGCTCGAAGGCACTGGCACCGTCGTCAAGGCCGTCTGA
- a CDS encoding sensor histidine kinase codes for MTLSSVLGPPRRLLRRRGQDTTFLAAGVVPHLAAVPAWLWLGAKPIVRSVHTPWDIVPGLVAVVLLLLLVALPLTAAQRWRHRELLGADIPRSLPASAPAAGERLGPHHPLRLLASAQTWRKAAYHTLLGPLLAAAEVLVLAVWGTGIACATVYGWMWVVPPHMGLTDLYTIQAAYVTAVGVLLLAAAPPLAAAVTRVETRAARVLLGPSRAQRLERRVTDLAVSRADLAEAADAERRRIERDLHDGTQQRLVSLAVNLGLARATLTDLPDEARRVIDEAHREAKEAISELNDLVRGLHPAVLDDRGLDAALSGLAARVPLPVRLHVDLDGRVAPGAESVAYFVVSEALTNVTKHARATRVDVSVRRTGKAVRVEVTDDGVGGADTAAGTGLTGLAKRVGSVDGVFRISSPAGGPTTVAAELPWESLCER; via the coding sequence ATGACGCTCTCCTCCGTACTCGGGCCGCCCCGCCGTTTACTGCGACGACGGGGGCAGGACACCACCTTCCTGGCCGCGGGCGTGGTGCCGCATCTCGCCGCGGTACCGGCGTGGCTGTGGCTCGGGGCCAAGCCGATCGTCAGATCGGTGCACACGCCTTGGGACATCGTTCCCGGCCTGGTCGCCGTCGTCCTCCTGCTCCTCCTGGTCGCGCTGCCGCTGACGGCGGCTCAAAGGTGGCGTCATCGAGAACTGCTCGGAGCGGACATCCCCCGCTCCCTGCCGGCCTCGGCACCGGCGGCGGGAGAGCGTCTGGGGCCGCATCACCCGCTCCGTCTGCTCGCTTCCGCGCAGACCTGGCGGAAGGCCGCCTACCACACGCTCCTGGGGCCGCTTCTCGCCGCCGCGGAAGTGCTGGTCCTGGCCGTATGGGGCACCGGCATCGCGTGCGCCACCGTCTACGGGTGGATGTGGGTGGTGCCCCCGCACATGGGACTCACCGACCTCTACACGATCCAGGCGGCGTACGTCACCGCGGTAGGCGTGCTGCTCCTCGCCGCGGCGCCCCCGCTCGCCGCGGCGGTGACCCGGGTGGAGACCCGCGCGGCGCGGGTGCTGCTCGGGCCCAGCCGTGCGCAGCGACTCGAGCGGCGGGTCACGGATCTCGCCGTGAGCCGCGCCGACCTGGCCGAGGCGGCCGACGCCGAGCGCCGCCGGATCGAACGCGATCTGCACGACGGCACTCAGCAGCGCCTGGTCTCCCTCGCGGTCAACCTGGGGTTGGCCAGGGCGACGCTCACGGACCTGCCGGACGAGGCGCGCAGGGTGATCGACGAGGCGCACCGTGAGGCGAAGGAGGCCATCAGCGAACTGAACGACCTTGTCCGCGGACTGCATCCCGCGGTGCTCGACGACCGCGGCCTCGACGCGGCGCTGTCCGGTCTGGCCGCCCGGGTACCGTTGCCCGTACGCCTCCACGTCGACCTGGACGGGCGTGTGGCGCCCGGTGCCGAATCGGTCGCGTACTTCGTCGTCTCCGAGGCGCTGACCAACGTCACCAAGCACGCCCGCGCCACACGCGTGGACGTGAGCGTACGGCGGACCGGAAAGGCGGTGCGGGTGGAGGTCACCGACGACGGTGTGGGTGGCGCCGACACGGCCGCTGGCACCGGGCTGACCGGGCTGGCCAAGCGCGTCGGTTCCGTCGACGGCGTCTTCCGGATCAGCAGCCCCGCCGGAGGCCCGACCACGGTCGCCGCGGAGCTGCCGTGGGAGTCGCTGTGCGAGCGGTGA
- a CDS encoding response regulator, with translation MRAVIAEDSVLLRVGLVKVLEMAGFEVRAEVGDTEALLASVGEHRPDLALIDVRMPPGFTDEGVHAALAIRRQWPATAVVLLSQYVEERYAADLLTADTSGVGYLLKQRVADVEEFAATVRRVAAGGTALDPQVVAQLLLRRDSDPLERLTPREREVLALMAEGRSNAAIAEDLVVTDSAVAKHINNIFAKLDLPPADGHHRRVLAVLRFLHAAPN, from the coding sequence GTGCGAGCGGTGATCGCCGAGGACTCCGTGCTGCTGCGGGTGGGGCTGGTCAAGGTGCTAGAGATGGCGGGCTTCGAGGTCAGGGCCGAAGTGGGCGACACCGAGGCGTTGTTGGCCTCGGTCGGGGAACACCGGCCCGATCTGGCGCTGATCGACGTCCGCATGCCGCCCGGTTTCACCGACGAGGGCGTGCACGCGGCGCTGGCGATCCGTCGGCAGTGGCCGGCTACGGCCGTCGTGCTGCTGTCCCAGTACGTCGAGGAGCGGTACGCCGCCGACCTGCTGACCGCCGACACCAGCGGGGTGGGCTATCTGCTCAAGCAACGCGTCGCCGACGTCGAGGAGTTCGCCGCGACGGTACGGCGGGTGGCGGCCGGCGGCACGGCACTGGATCCGCAGGTCGTCGCCCAGTTGCTACTGCGCCGTGACAGTGACCCGCTGGAGCGGCTGACGCCGCGCGAGCGAGAGGTACTCGCCCTGATGGCCGAAGGCCGCTCGAACGCCGCCATCGCCGAAGACCTGGTTGTCACCGACAGCGCGGTCGCCAAACACATCAACAACATCTTCGCCAAGCTCGACCTGCCCCCCGCGGACGGCCATCACAGGCGCGTCCTTGCCGTCCTGCGTTTCCTGCACGCCGCACCCAACTGA
- the dpgC gene encoding (3,5-dihydroxyphenyl)acetyl-CoA 1,2-dioxygenase DpgC, translating to MRAELGQARTALDRAAERVGDRVGALPAPELRSPDQRAVAAAEYDTARALRSAFMDAHAEAVYDELTDGRSVSLSLTELTRAAAAAFPGLVPDDEVLADERSRPQALKDGHEIDQGIFISRILRSPVAGPHLLDAMLRPTTRALGLLPRFRETGRVDLTSLLLERRDGVARVTMCRDDCLNAEDEQQVDDMETAVDLALLDPAVEVGLLRGGIMSHPRYRGRRVFSAGINLKALHGGRISLVGFLLRRELGYIHKLIRGVLLEDDMAWRSRTLEKPWVAAVDGFAIGGGAQLLCVFDQVLAASDAYVSLPAAQEGIIPGAANLRFSRWAGPRRSRQVVLGGRRIHASEPEARLLIDEVHETSELDLAVERSLERLRGPAVIPNRHMLNFADEPVDGFRLYMAEFALQQALRLYSEDVINKVGRFTGDRR from the coding sequence ATGCGCGCGGAGCTGGGTCAGGCCCGCACGGCGCTCGACAGGGCCGCGGAACGTGTCGGGGACCGGGTGGGGGCGCTGCCCGCACCCGAGCTGCGGTCACCGGATCAGCGGGCCGTCGCCGCCGCCGAGTACGACACCGCCCGTGCGCTGCGCAGCGCGTTCATGGACGCGCACGCCGAGGCGGTCTACGACGAACTCACGGACGGACGCTCCGTCAGCCTGAGCCTCACCGAGCTGACCCGGGCGGCGGCCGCCGCCTTTCCCGGACTGGTTCCCGACGACGAGGTCCTCGCCGACGAACGGAGCCGGCCGCAGGCCCTGAAGGACGGCCACGAGATCGACCAGGGCATTTTCATCAGCCGGATCCTGCGCTCGCCGGTGGCCGGTCCGCACCTGCTCGATGCGATGCTGCGGCCGACCACACGCGCCCTCGGCCTGCTGCCGCGGTTCCGCGAGACCGGCAGGGTCGACCTGACCTCGCTGCTCCTGGAGCGACGGGACGGCGTGGCCCGGGTGACCATGTGCCGGGACGACTGCCTGAACGCGGAGGACGAGCAGCAGGTCGACGACATGGAGACCGCCGTGGACCTCGCGCTGCTCGATCCGGCCGTCGAGGTCGGCCTGCTGCGCGGCGGCATCATGAGCCACCCGCGGTACCGGGGCAGACGCGTCTTCAGCGCCGGTATCAATCTCAAGGCGTTGCACGGCGGCCGCATCTCGCTCGTCGGCTTCCTGCTGCGGCGCGAACTCGGCTACATCCACAAGCTGATCCGGGGCGTTCTGCTCGAGGACGACATGGCCTGGCGGTCGCGTACGCTCGAAAAACCATGGGTCGCCGCGGTGGACGGCTTCGCCATCGGTGGCGGCGCCCAGCTGCTGTGCGTCTTCGACCAGGTGCTGGCCGCCTCCGACGCCTACGTCAGCCTCCCGGCCGCCCAAGAGGGGATCATCCCCGGAGCCGCCAATCTCCGGTTCTCCCGGTGGGCGGGGCCGCGGCGCTCGCGTCAGGTGGTCCTCGGCGGCCGCCGTATCCACGCAAGCGAGCCGGAGGCGCGGCTGCTGATCGACGAGGTGCACGAGACCTCCGAGCTGGATCTCGCCGTCGAGCGGAGTCTGGAACGGCTGCGTGGACCGGCTGTGATTCCTAACCGGCACATGCTGAACTTCGCCGACGAGCCGGTCGACGGCTTCCGCCTGTACATGGCGGAGTTCGCGCTGCAGCAGGCACTGCGACTCTACAGCGAGGACGTAATCAACAAGGTCGGCCGCTTCACCGGCGACCGGCGCTGA
- the dpgB gene encoding enoyl-CoA-hydratase DpgB gives MTRDTDTPPAVTRAGTADDTTLVLRIDGTRPLSAESVAAVSALCDDAEDRAGLSTVVVHVSGAPDGPPADAPAVGLVSKWERVLRRLERLPAVTVAVADADCGGTALDALLATDYRIATASVRLLLPVLGGATWPGMALYRLAQQAARAGRIRRAALFGAPITARDALDLGLVDELIDDVPTALSAAIALTGSVSGPELAIRRQLFLEAPSVLFEEALGAHLSACDRVAQRTGTEEVS, from the coding sequence ATGACACGGGACACCGACACACCTCCGGCCGTCACGCGCGCCGGCACCGCGGACGACACGACGCTCGTCCTCCGGATCGACGGGACGCGACCTCTGTCGGCCGAGTCCGTCGCTGCGGTCAGCGCCCTCTGCGACGACGCCGAGGACCGCGCCGGGCTGAGTACGGTCGTCGTCCATGTCTCCGGAGCTCCGGACGGGCCCCCGGCCGATGCTCCCGCCGTGGGGCTGGTCAGCAAGTGGGAACGCGTCCTGCGGCGGCTGGAGCGGCTGCCGGCCGTCACCGTCGCGGTCGCCGACGCCGACTGCGGCGGTACGGCCCTGGACGCGCTCCTGGCCACCGACTACCGCATAGCAACCGCCTCGGTGCGCCTGCTGCTGCCCGTCCTGGGTGGTGCCACCTGGCCGGGCATGGCGCTGTACCGCCTGGCCCAGCAGGCGGCCCGAGCCGGCCGGATCCGCAGAGCGGCGCTCTTCGGCGCTCCCATCACGGCGCGCGACGCGCTGGACCTGGGTCTGGTCGACGAGCTGATCGACGACGTGCCCACCGCGCTGTCCGCGGCGATCGCACTGACCGGGTCTGTCTCGGGTCCCGAACTGGCCATCAGGCGCCAGCTGTTCCTGGAGGCGCCGAGCGTCCTCTTCGAGGAGGCACTGGGCGCGCATCTGTCGGCCTGCGACCGGGTGGCACAGCGGACAGGCACCGAGGAGGTCTCATGA
- the dpgA gene encoding 3,5-dihydroxyphenylacetyl-CoA synthase DpgA, with amino-acid sequence MITAPILASAGARSRPAPGTGDVPGPRPASRWKNTPGVARITGVGTAVTDRAYSQAELLDIFGITDPKVRSVFLNSAIERRHLSVPPRDADGTVVPEPQGELLAKHRRLALDMGARAVLHCLESAGLELPDIGYLCCVTTTGFLTPGLSALLMREMGIDPRCHRVDVVGMGCNAGLNALNGTSSWAASHPGQAAVMLCVEACSAAYVIDSTMRTAVVNSLFGDGAAAVALVADSPDATGPAGIPDGMASAPAGPRVLSFASHLITDAIGAMRYDWDDEQGKFSFYLDPDIPYVVGAHAEPVIARLLSGTGLRRSDIAHWLVHSGGKKVIDAVRVNLGLTRHDLRHTSGVLRDYGNVSSGSFLFSYQRLLEEGLTRAGDYGVLMTMGPGSTIETALVQW; translated from the coding sequence GTGATCACTGCTCCGATCCTCGCGAGCGCCGGTGCCAGGAGCCGACCGGCACCCGGCACCGGAGACGTCCCGGGCCCCCGCCCCGCGTCCCGGTGGAAGAACACACCGGGCGTCGCCCGGATCACGGGAGTGGGCACGGCCGTCACGGACCGGGCCTACTCGCAAGCCGAACTGCTCGACATCTTCGGCATCACCGACCCCAAGGTCCGCTCCGTCTTCCTCAACAGCGCGATCGAGCGGCGCCACTTGTCCGTTCCGCCCCGGGACGCCGACGGCACGGTGGTGCCCGAGCCGCAGGGCGAACTGCTCGCCAAACACCGCCGGCTCGCGCTCGACATGGGTGCGCGCGCGGTGCTGCACTGTCTGGAGAGCGCCGGTCTCGAACTGCCGGACATCGGCTACCTGTGCTGCGTCACCACGACCGGCTTTCTCACCCCGGGGCTGAGCGCTCTGCTCATGCGCGAGATGGGGATCGACCCGCGATGCCACCGGGTGGACGTGGTGGGCATGGGCTGCAACGCGGGGCTGAACGCCCTGAACGGCACGTCCAGTTGGGCGGCGAGCCATCCCGGGCAGGCCGCCGTGATGCTGTGCGTGGAAGCGTGCTCCGCCGCCTATGTCATCGACTCGACCATGCGCACCGCGGTGGTCAACAGCCTCTTCGGGGACGGCGCCGCCGCCGTCGCCCTGGTCGCCGACTCACCCGATGCCACCGGCCCCGCGGGCATACCCGACGGCATGGCCTCGGCACCGGCGGGACCACGGGTGCTGTCCTTCGCCAGCCACCTGATCACCGACGCGATCGGTGCCATGCGCTACGACTGGGACGACGAGCAGGGGAAGTTCAGCTTCTACCTCGACCCGGACATCCCCTACGTCGTCGGCGCGCACGCCGAGCCGGTCATCGCCCGGCTGCTGTCCGGCACCGGTCTGCGCCGGAGCGACATCGCGCACTGGCTGGTGCACTCGGGCGGCAAGAAGGTGATCGACGCGGTCCGGGTCAATCTTGGCCTCACTCGGCACGACCTGCGGCACACCAGCGGAGTGCTCCGCGACTACGGCAACGTCTCGAGCGGCTCCTTCCTCTTCTCCTACCAGCGGCTGCTCGAAGAGGGCCTCACCCGCGCCGGCGACTACGGCGTGCTGATGACCATGGGACCCGGCTCGACCATCGAAACGGCGCTGGTCCAGTGGTGA
- a CDS encoding PLP-dependent aminotransferase family protein: MSRTESAGTAAAVTASADLFQDELHASVCDPVLDTMNFLNEVTHRYPHAISFAPGRPYDGFFDTEQIFVHMRRYLDHLVETGCSSGEIRDALFQYGPTSGRIRDLIADSLLKDEGIDVPPESIVVTVGCQEAMFLTLRALIPGPDDVLLVSSPCYVGITGAAGLLDIGLTAVAERPDGFSCDDLETALLVERDRGRRPRAFYVVPDHSNPSGTTMPLRTRHELLDLAARHDFLILEDSPYRLVSPGRQLPTLKSLDRERRVVHLGSYSKTLFPGARLGFAVADQIVADRRGGSGLLADELAKIKSMVTVNTSPLSQAVVAGMLLASDGRPSQLNTETSAHYEQAMHATLRRLDACFPDDVRAGLGVRWNTPSGGFFLAVDVPFTADNAALTRSAEEFGVIWTPMSYFYPQGGGERTLRLSVSYLTQADIAEGIDRLAGFITDQAAGSH; encoded by the coding sequence ATGAGCCGCACGGAGTCCGCCGGCACGGCGGCGGCCGTCACCGCGTCGGCCGACCTCTTCCAGGACGAGCTGCACGCCAGCGTCTGCGATCCGGTGCTGGACACGATGAACTTCCTCAACGAGGTCACCCACCGGTATCCCCACGCGATCTCGTTCGCCCCCGGCCGCCCGTACGACGGCTTCTTCGACACCGAGCAGATCTTCGTCCATATGCGCCGCTACCTCGATCACTTGGTGGAGACCGGCTGCTCATCCGGCGAGATCCGGGACGCGCTCTTCCAGTACGGCCCGACCAGCGGCCGGATCCGCGACCTGATCGCCGACTCGCTGCTCAAGGACGAGGGCATCGACGTCCCGCCGGAGTCCATCGTGGTCACGGTGGGGTGCCAGGAGGCGATGTTCCTGACGCTGCGCGCCCTCATCCCGGGACCCGACGACGTGCTGCTGGTGTCCAGCCCCTGCTATGTCGGCATCACCGGTGCCGCCGGCCTGCTCGACATCGGTCTGACGGCGGTGGCGGAGAGGCCGGACGGGTTCAGCTGCGACGACCTGGAGACGGCGCTCCTCGTCGAACGGGACCGCGGGCGCCGCCCCCGGGCGTTCTACGTCGTCCCTGACCACTCGAACCCGTCCGGTACGACCATGCCGCTGCGCACCCGGCACGAACTCCTCGACCTGGCCGCGCGGCACGACTTCCTGATCCTCGAGGACAGTCCCTACCGTCTGGTGAGCCCCGGACGGCAACTGCCGACGCTCAAGTCCCTGGACCGCGAGCGCCGGGTGGTCCATCTCGGCTCGTACTCCAAGACGCTGTTTCCCGGTGCTCGGCTGGGTTTCGCCGTCGCGGACCAGATCGTCGCCGACCGCAGGGGCGGCAGCGGACTGCTCGCGGACGAACTCGCCAAGATCAAGAGCATGGTCACGGTGAACACCTCACCGCTGAGCCAGGCGGTGGTCGCCGGCATGCTGCTCGCTTCGGACGGCCGTCCCTCACAGCTCAACACCGAGACGTCCGCCCACTACGAGCAGGCCATGCACGCCACGCTGCGACGGCTGGACGCGTGCTTCCCGGACGATGTCCGGGCCGGTCTCGGCGTCCGCTGGAACACTCCGAGCGGAGGCTTCTTCCTGGCCGTCGACGTCCCGTTCACCGCCGACAACGCCGCGCTCACCAGGTCGGCCGAGGAATTCGGCGTCATCTGGACGCCGATGTCGTACTTCTACCCCCAGGGCGGTGGCGAGCGCACGCTCAGGCTGTCCGTCAGCTATCTGACGCAGGCCGACATCGCCGAGGGAATCGACCGGCTGGCCGGGTTCATCACCGACCAGGCGGCCGGGTCCCACTGA